The Mobula birostris isolate sMobBir1 chromosome 11, sMobBir1.hap1, whole genome shotgun sequence genome has a segment encoding these proteins:
- the LOC140204703 gene encoding uncharacterized protein — MNTRHFLALGLLWGSGLPWVFTSSPSSLLNTSQVPSSGPRWVVNGSSEISSADNSSSGATPSLLTTPTASSSVVTSVPSTGGSISSASTPSTRESISSARSISASAAWESTARTSSTSASSTSVHVSTKTSARLESTAMITTPLNSRATSLTTAPQKSSEPVTSSSAAYSSVPLKTNVPAFSGTSTTASAPNFTASATPESTVSESSDTTHSASATVSLSPWTASSLSQPHTLGTILAVILVVASLIVVAIVALACICCFRRRGDYAARRPAKAGDPWAGPVALGLEEGGRGGAEEDPNGPPGEEPPPGASHRLSLGTFFHKRKSRAPSLVLEAFSPLPEGEGTEGGEAQRLLGSVPSPTTSPDPPPPPPPEANGGLPATIPEDTNALLPPPLPSQEGDGGPELV, encoded by the coding sequence ATGAACACCAGACACTTCCTCGCTCTGGGGCTGCTCTGGGGATCAGGGCTGCCCTGGGTCTTCACCAGCTCTCCTTCCAGTCTGCTCAATACCTCGCAAGTGCCCTCGTCTGGACCCCGCTGGGTGGTGAATGGCTCCAGTGAAATCAGCTCTGCGGACAACTCCAGCTCTGGTGCTACACCTTCACTGCTCACTACTCCCACTGCTTCCAGTTCAGTTGTGACCAGTGTCCCATCTACTGGTGGATCCATCTCCTCAGCTAGTACGCCATCTACCAGAGAATCCATCTCCTCGGCCAGGTCAATATCTGCCAGTGCAGCCTGGGAATCCACTGCACGCACGTCCAGCACATCGGCCTCCTCCACCTCGGTTCACGTTAGCACCAAGACCAGTGCACGGTTGGAATCCACTGCAATGATCACCACACCACTCAATTCCAGAGCCACCAGCCTCACCACTGCACCACAGAAATCCAGTGAGCCAGTGACCAGCAGCTCTGCCGCTTACAGCAGTGTGCCACTGAAAACCAATGTGCCTGCATTCAGTGGCACCAGCACTACTGCCAGTGCCCCCAATTTCACTGCCAGTGCCACaccggaatccactgtaagtGAGAGTTCGGACACCACCCACAGTGCCAGTGCGAcggtgtcactcagtccctggACAGCAAGCAGCCTTAGTCAACCCCACACACTTGGCACCATCTTGGCAGTCATCTTGGTAGTGGCCTCATTGATCGTGGTGGCGATCGTGGCCCTGGCCTGTATCTGTTGCTTCCGGCGACGAGGGGACTACGCGGCCAGGCGTCCTGCCAAGGCTGGGGACCCATGGGCTGGGCCCGTGGCCCTGGGGCTTGAGGAGGGAGGACGGGGTGGCGCAGAAGAAGATCCTAACGGCCCCCCTGGCGAGGAGCCTCCACCTGGTGCCTCCCACCGCCTTTCCCTTGGCACGTTCTTCCACAAGCGTAAATCCCGTGCACCCTCACTTGTCCTTGAggccttctccccccttcccgaGGGTGAAGGCACAGAGGGTGGCGAGGCGCAGAGGCTGCTGGGGTCTGTCCCCTCACCCACCACCTCCCCcgaccctccccctcctcctccacctgaAGCAAATGGTGGCCTCCCTGCGACCATCCCTGAGGACACGAAtgccctcctccctcctcctcttccatctcagGAGGGAGATGGGGGTCCTGAACTGGTTTAG